In a genomic window of Streptomyces katrae:
- a CDS encoding purine-nucleoside phosphorylase, with protein sequence MNASVTDPFAAADAAAARLRELTGVESHDVALVMGSGWAPAAEALGAPEAEFPVTELPGFPPPAVEGHGGKIRSYKIGDKRALLFLGRTHFYEGRGVAAVAHGVRTAVAAGCKTVVLTNGCGGLRKGMKPGQPVLISDHLNLTATSPIVGANFVDLTDLYSPRLRAMCKEIDETLEEGVYVQFPGPHYETPAEINMIRVMGADLVGMSTVLEAIAAREAGAEVLGISLVTNLAAGLSGEPLNHEEVLQAGRDSAARMGTLLTQVLARI encoded by the coding sequence GTGAACGCATCTGTTACCGACCCCTTCGCCGCCGCCGACGCCGCCGCCGCCCGCCTCCGCGAGCTCACCGGCGTCGAATCCCACGATGTCGCCCTCGTCATGGGCTCCGGCTGGGCCCCCGCCGCAGAGGCGCTCGGCGCGCCCGAGGCCGAGTTCCCGGTCACCGAACTGCCCGGCTTCCCGCCGCCCGCCGTCGAGGGCCACGGCGGCAAGATCCGCTCGTACAAGATCGGCGACAAGCGCGCGCTGCTCTTCCTCGGCCGGACCCACTTCTACGAGGGCCGCGGCGTCGCCGCCGTCGCGCACGGCGTCCGTACGGCCGTCGCCGCCGGCTGCAAGACCGTCGTCCTGACCAACGGCTGCGGCGGCCTGCGCAAGGGCATGAAGCCCGGCCAGCCCGTCCTGATCAGCGACCACCTCAACCTCACCGCGACCTCGCCGATCGTCGGCGCGAACTTCGTGGACCTCACCGACCTGTACTCGCCGCGCCTGCGCGCGATGTGCAAGGAGATCGACGAGACCCTCGAAGAGGGCGTCTACGTCCAGTTCCCCGGCCCGCACTACGAGACCCCGGCCGAGATCAACATGATCCGCGTCATGGGCGCCGACCTGGTCGGCATGTCCACCGTGCTGGAGGCCATCGCCGCCCGTGAGGCCGGCGCCGAGGTGCTCGGCATCTCCCTGGTCACCAACCTGGCCGCGGGCCTGTCCGGCGAGCCGCTGAACCACGAAGAGGTCCTCCAGGCCGGCCGCGACTCCGCCGCCCGCATGGGCACCCTGCTGACGCAGGTCCTCGCCCGCATCTGA
- a CDS encoding NAD(P)H-quinone dehydrogenase has translation MTRIVIIGGGPGGYEAALVGAQLGAEVTVVDCDGLGGASVLTDCVPSKTLIATAEVMTTFDSSYEELGIVVADDTPPIEQAARVVGVDLGKVNRRVKRLALAQSHDITASVTRAGARVMRGRGKLGGPQGIDGTRDVIVTAADGTETILTADAVLIATGGTPREIPDAMPDGERILNWTQVYDLEELPEELIVVGSGVTGAEFAGAYQALGSRVTLVSSRDRVLPGEDPDAAAVLEDVFRRRGMNVIGRSRAESAKRVGDRVEVTLSDGRVISGTHCLMAVGAIPNTRDMNLEESGVRLKESGHIWTDKVSRTSSPGVYAAGDVTGVFALASVAAMQGRIAMYHFLGDAVAPLNLKTVSSNVFTDPEIATVGYTQADVDAGKIDARVVKLPLLRNPRAKMQGIRDGFVKMFCRPGTGIVVGGVVVSPRASELIHPISIAVDNNLTVEQIANAFTVYPSLSGSIAEVARQLHTRKAAGEA, from the coding sequence GTGACCCGGATCGTGATCATCGGCGGCGGACCCGGCGGGTATGAGGCGGCCCTGGTGGGGGCCCAGCTCGGTGCGGAGGTGACCGTCGTCGACTGCGACGGTCTGGGCGGGGCGTCGGTGCTGACCGACTGCGTGCCCTCCAAGACCCTCATCGCGACCGCCGAGGTCATGACCACCTTCGACTCCTCCTACGAGGAGCTCGGCATCGTCGTCGCCGACGACACCCCGCCCATCGAGCAGGCCGCGCGCGTCGTCGGCGTCGACCTCGGCAAGGTGAACCGGCGCGTCAAGCGCCTCGCGCTCGCCCAGTCGCACGACATCACCGCCTCCGTGACCCGGGCCGGCGCCCGCGTGATGCGCGGCCGCGGCAAGCTCGGCGGTCCGCAGGGCATCGACGGCACCCGGGACGTCATCGTCACCGCGGCCGACGGCACGGAGACGATCCTCACCGCCGACGCCGTCCTGATCGCCACCGGCGGCACCCCCCGCGAGATCCCCGACGCGATGCCCGACGGGGAGCGGATCCTGAACTGGACCCAGGTCTACGACCTGGAGGAGCTTCCCGAGGAGCTCATCGTGGTCGGCTCCGGCGTCACCGGCGCCGAGTTCGCCGGCGCGTACCAGGCGCTGGGCTCCCGCGTGACGCTGGTGTCCTCGCGCGACCGCGTGCTGCCGGGCGAGGACCCGGACGCGGCCGCCGTCCTGGAGGACGTCTTCCGCCGCCGCGGCATGAACGTCATCGGCCGCTCGCGCGCCGAGTCCGCCAAGCGGGTCGGCGACCGGGTCGAGGTCACCCTCTCCGACGGGCGGGTCATCAGCGGCACGCACTGCCTGATGGCGGTCGGCGCGATCCCGAACACCAGGGACATGAATCTGGAGGAGTCCGGGGTCCGGCTGAAGGAGTCCGGGCACATCTGGACCGACAAGGTGTCGCGCACGTCCTCGCCGGGCGTGTACGCGGCCGGCGACGTGACGGGCGTCTTCGCGCTGGCGTCCGTGGCTGCCATGCAGGGGCGCATCGCGATGTACCACTTCCTCGGTGACGCGGTGGCCCCGCTGAACCTGAAGACGGTCTCCTCGAACGTCTTCACCGACCCCGAGATCGCCACTGTCGGTTACACCCAGGCCGATGTGGACGCCGGGAAGATCGACGCCCGTGTCGTGAAGCTGCCCCTGCTGCGCAACCCGCGGGCCAAGATGCAGGGCATCCGGGACGGCTTCGTGAAGATGTTCTGCCGCCCGGGGACCGGGATCGTGGTCGGCGGTGTGGTCGTCTCCCCGCGTGCGAGCGAGCTGATCCACCCCATCTCGATCGCCGTCGACAACAACCTGACGGTCGAGCAGATCGCAAACGCGTTCACCGTGTACCCCTCCCTGTCGGGTTCGATCGCCGAGGTCGCCCGCCAGCTCCACACGCGCAAGGCGGCCGGAGAGGCGTAG
- a CDS encoding gamma-glutamylcyclotransferase: MSLYAAYAGNLDPRLMTRRAPHSPLRGTGWINDWRLTFGGEQMGWEGALATIVEAPRQQVFVALYDIAPLDEDSMDRWEGVGLDIYRRMRIRVHTLDGEEPAWCYVLNGYEGGLPSARYLGEIADAAESAGAPHDYVMELRKRPC, translated from the coding sequence ATGTCGCTCTACGCCGCGTACGCCGGCAACCTCGACCCGCGGCTGATGACGCGCCGCGCTCCGCATTCGCCGCTGCGCGGCACGGGCTGGATCAACGACTGGCGGCTGACCTTCGGCGGCGAGCAGATGGGCTGGGAGGGCGCCCTCGCCACCATCGTGGAGGCCCCCCGCCAGCAGGTCTTCGTCGCCCTGTACGACATCGCGCCGCTGGACGAGGACTCCATGGACCGCTGGGAGGGCGTCGGTCTGGACATCTACCGCCGCATGCGCATCCGGGTCCACACGCTGGACGGCGAGGAGCCCGCCTGGTGCTACGTCCTCAACGGCTACGAGGGCGGCCTCCCCTCGGCCCGCTACCTCGGCGAGATCGCCGACGCCGCGGAATCGGCGGGCGCCCCGCACGACTACGTGATGGAACTGCGCAAGCGGCCTTGCTGA